GTCCTAAAGCCTTTCCCTGCAGGCAAGCATGGGGTATCTTAAAATTTTGTTTTTCTTTTAATTCCCCGGCCAGCTCAATAATGGCAGTCACTTCATCCGGACTGAAATCATGCAGGCTTAAAAGGTCGCGCCCCTTTAAATCAACTTTCTTTGCATCCAAGTATAATATCCCCTCCCTCAAAAAGCTCAACGCTACGCTTTACGCCCCGAATTCGGCCATGCTTAACGGCTCCGGCCCTCCGCCCTGCTTTAGATAGTGCAGTACTACAGATAACGCACGCGCGGTGTCAAGTGAAGTTAGACAAGGCACTTTATATTCAGCAGCGGTTCTCCTTAGCAAAAAGCCCGGCCGCTCGCGGTTTTTCCCCCGGGTGGGGGTATTAATCAACAGAGCTATATTCCCGGAACGAACTAAGGTAACCGTTTCTTTTACTTCATGCACCGCCAGCCCAGCTTTTTTCAGGAATTCCGCCGTACCGGTGGTAGCCTGAAGCCGGAACCCGAGGATAGCGTATTCACGCGCCAGAGGTATAGCTTCCTCTTTATCCCGGTCCGCTACGGAAAAAAGCACGTCTCCGCTAAACGCCACCCGCAAACCGGCTGACTGCATCGCTTTATACAGGGCATGAGAAAATGTGCGGTCAACCCCCATTACTTCACCGGTTGACTTCATTTCAGGTCCCAGCGAGATCTCAACCTGGCTGAGCTTTTCAAAGGAGAATACCGGCGCTTTCACAGCGATAAAACCATGCTCGGGTCCCAGTCCGGGATGGTAACCCAAATCCGCCAGACTTCTGCCCAGCATTGTTCTCGTTGCCGCTTGAACCATCGGAACCCCGGTAACCTTGCTCAATACTGGGACAGTGCGTGATGCACGCGGGTTTACTTCCAGGACGTAGACCCCGCTGTCATCTACAACATACTGAATATTAATCAGTCCGCAGATTTGCAGGGCCCGGCCGATCTTCAAAGTATATTCAACAATCTTTTCCACCACCTGGCGGCTTAAGGTCTGGGGCGGATAAACGGCAATACTGTCACCCGAATGTACTCCGGCTCTCTCAATGTGTTCCATGATCCCCGGGATAAAAAGTTCCCGCCCGTCGCCGATAGCGTCCACTTCCACTTCTTTTCCAAGAATATATTTATCAACCAGCACCGGATGTCTGGGAGAAACTTGAACGGCAGTAGCCATATACTTCAACAACTCGGTTGTATTATTGACAATTTCCATCGCGCGCCCGCCAAGTACGTAAGATGGCCTTACCAGGACAGGGTAGCCTAACTTCTCGGCTATGTCCCGGGCTGCTTCAACTGTTGTTGCCGATTTTCCCTCCGACTGCGGCACACCAAGTTCCGTTAACAATTTTTCAAATTTGCCGCGGTCCTCGGCTGTATCAATCCCTTCCACCGGGGTACCGAGAATTTTAACACCCATTGAGACAAGTCCGGCGGTAAGGTTGATTGCTGTCTGCCCGCCAAACTGGACAATTACACCGAGAGGCTTTTCTTTCTCTATTACATTTAACACGTCTTCCAGAGTCAACGGCTCAAAATAAAGTTTGTCGGCTGTATCAAAGTCAGTGCTGACTGTTTCCGGGTTGTTGTTAATGATTACGGCTTCGACGCCCTCCTTTTGCAACCCCCATACTGAATGAACAGAACAGTAATCAAATTCTATACCCTGCCCGATGCGAATCGGCCCTGAACCTAAAACAAGCACTTTTGGCCGCCCGGAAACCGGCACCTCGTCCTCATCTTCATAAGTTGAATAATAATAGGGAGTGACAGCGGCAAACTCGGCGGCACAGGTGTCAACAATTTTATAAGTGGGAACAACCCCATACTCCTTGCGCAAAGCGCGCACGTCTCGCGCCGTCCGTCCGGTCAGGCGGCCGATCAAAGAGTCAGGCAGACCACAAATTTTTGCGCGGCGCAACAAATCCTGAGAGGGCTTGGGGCCCTCGGCACGCAGCTTACATTCCAGCTCAATTATTTTTTTTATTTTGCTAAGATAAAAATAATCGATCATGGTAAGTTGGGCTATTTCACGCATACTCCAAAAGCGACTGAAAGCCTCGGCTATGGCAAAAAGGCGAAGATCGTTGGGATATGAAAGATTATCCTGGAGTTCCATCTCAGACCAGGCAGCGGCCCCGCGCAAATGGAGGCTATCCACACCCACCTCCAAAGAACGCACCGCTTTCATTAACGCCCCTTCAAAAGTACGGTCAATAGACATAACCTCCCCTGTAGCCTTCATTTGAGTAGTCAGGGTCCGGTCAGCGCTGCCGAATTTGTCAAAAGGCCAGCGTGGTATCTTCACAACCACATAGTCTAAAGCCGGTTCGAAGCAGGCCGTGGTCTTGCCGGTAACGGGGTTGACAATCTCATCCAGATTAAGCCCAATGGCTATCTTGGCGGCCATCTTCGCTATCGGGTAGCCGGTAGCTTTGGAAGCCAGCGCGCTTGAGCGGCTGACCCTGGGATTAACCTCGATTACAAAATAATTCATACTTTTAAGATCGAGGGCAAACTGGACGTTGCATCCACCTTCCACTTCCAGCGCGCGAATAATCCGCAAAGAAGCCGACCGCAGGAGCTGATATTCTTTATCAGAAAGAGTCTGAGACGGGGCTACGACAATACTGTCCCCTGTATGAATACCAACCGGGTCGATGTTTTCCATATTGCAAATAGTAATACAGTTGTTTGCGCCGTCCCGCATTACCTCGTATTCTATCTCTTTCCATCCGGCAACACTTTGCTCCAGGAGCACCTGGCCGATCATGCTCATCTTGAGGCCACGGCTGGCAACTTCAGTTAAATCGAACTCATTATAAGCAATCCCACCGCCTGTTCCGCCAAGGGTATAAGCCGGCCTGACAATGACCGGATAACCGTTCAAACTGGCGAAAGAAAGACATTCTTCCACGCTTTCAGCGATAGCGCTGTCAGGCACCGGTTCACCGATTTCGAGCATCAGCTTTTTAAAAAGCTCCCTGTCTTCGGCATGTTTAATAGCCTCCAGCGAGGTTCCCAATAACTTCACTTTGTACTCAGCCAGCACACCTTTTTCCGCTAATTCCACGGCAATATTCAGACCGGTCTGGCCGCCCAGGGTAGGCAGCAGTCCGTCTGGGCGTTCCCGGGCAATGATCCTGGCTAAGCTTTCCCATGAGAGCGGCTCTATGTAAACCAGATCCGCAATATCAAGATCAGTCATAATGGTAGCCGGGTTGGAATTAACCAGCACCACGGAAATACCTTCTTCGCGCAACGCCTTACAGGCCTGGGTACCGGCATAGTCGAATTCCGCAGCCTGACCGATAACAATCGGACCGGAACCTATTACCAGAACCTTTTTTATGTCATTCCGCTTAGGCATTGCCAAACCTCCCGTCATTCACTCTCGGGCGAAGGTCAAACTCACTGCTTCGCTCACTTAGACAGTTCTCTACTAATCAGTAGACTCATTCGCTCCTTTGAATTAGAGCTCCCTAATCGTCCTACAGGTAAGCGTCACGTCATACTGAGCAATTACCCATAACTCCCTCCAGTATCCCCACAGCATGGTCTACATCCTGCTTTGTTATTGTCAGCGGTGGGATAAAACGAAGTACATTATTATTGACACAATTGATTAAAAGTCCTTTCTCACGGCAACCGTTAACGATATCCTTGCCTTCTATTTTTAACTCAATTCCCAGCAAAAGGCCGAGCCCGCGAACTTCTTTTACATAATCATATTTTCCGGCCAACTCCACCAGCTTATCATACATATAGGCGCCCACGGCGGCTGCATTTTCCACCACGCCACCAGTAAGCAGCAAATCCATGGCAGCCAGCGCGGCAGCACAGGCCAGCGGGTTGCCGCCAAAAGTGGAGGCATGATCCCCCGGCTGGAAAGCCGCGGCGACTTCGTCTGTCGCCAGCATGGCGCCGATAGGAAAACCCCCGCCCAGCGCTTTAGCCAGGGTAATGATATCAGGCTCCACACCGTAGTGCTGATAAGCCAAAAAACGTCCGGTTCGCCCCAAACCGGTCTGCACTTCGTCGAAAATCAGCAACGCGCCATGTTCTTGGCAGAGCATTTTCACTCCTTCCAAGTAGTAACGCGACGCCACATTGACACCGCCTTCCCCCTGAACCGGTTCAAGCATCACAGCGCAAGTGGCCGGGCCGACAGCCTGCTCCAAAGTATCTAAATCATTAAATGGAACGTATTTGAACCCGCCAGGTAGTGGCTCAAACCCTTTTTGATATTTAGGTTGCCCCGTCGCGGTAATAGCCGCCAGGGTCCGGCCGTGGAAGGAATTCAAGGCGGTGACAATTTCCACCTTTTCCGTTCCATGCTTGATCTTGGCGTATTTACGGGCCAATTTAATCGCCGCTTCGTTGGCCTCCGCACCGCTGTTGCAAAAAAAAGCCTTATCCATGGCTGAATTCTCCGCTAACAGCTTTGCCAAAAGCGCCTGGGGCTCAATGTAATACAGGTTGGAGCAGTGAATGAGCTTTTTAGCCTGCTGGCTAATAGCATCCACTACTTCCGGGTGACAGTGACCCAGATTGTTGACAGCAATGCCACTTACAAAGTCCAGGTATTCCTTTCTGTCGGCGTCCCACATCAAGGCGCCCTCGCCTTTCACCGGGGCCAACTGGAGGCGTCCCACATTGCGCATTAGGTATTTATCGCCCAACTCGATTATTTCTTTTGTGTTCATCATGAAACCTCCTTACTCTAAACCTATCCCTTCATCTAAACCAAGCATGATATTCATATTCTGTACCGCCGCTCCCGAAGCTCCCTTGCCAAGATTGTCAAGGCGTGATAAAAGCAATATCTGCTCACTATCTCCAAAAACAAATATTTCAATCCGGTTGGTGTTATTACACCCGGTAGCGTCTAAAAACCCGTTATCGAGGTAACTCTCCGATCCATACGGCATAACGCGCACAAAACGTTCGGATGCGTAATATGAAGCCAAAATATTTTGCACATCTTCGGCTGAAATTTTCTTGCTCAACAATCTCGCTAACAAAGGAACCGCGACAACCATCCCTTGATAAAAATCGCCAACAATTGGGGTGAACAGAGGTGGAAATACAAGCCCATTTACTTTTTGCATCTCAGGTAAATGTTTATGTTTCAAACTTAATGCGTAAAACTGAGGACTTTCTAGGTTCTTTTTATCCGCGCCAGTTCCTTCGTATTTCTCTATTAATTTTTTTCCGCCTCCGCTATAACCAGTTACAGACTGACAGGTTACCGGGTAATCTTTCGGTACTATCCCCTCCTGGATAAGCGGATAAAGAGCCATATTGAACCCCGTGGCATGGCAACCTGGAACGGCTACTCTATGCGAATCCTTGATCAGCGCCCGCTGATTTTTGCTTAATTCCGGTATACCGTATGTCCAGTTGGGATCAGTCCTATGGGCAGTACTGGCGTCGATAATTTTAGTCCTGTTATTGGTAACAAGCGCCGCAGATTCCCTGGACGCGTCATCAGGCAGACATAAGAAAGCGATATCCGCGTTATTTAAAAACGCACGGCGTTCCTCGGGGTCTTTTCGTCTTTCAGGATCAATCTTGAGAATATCTATATCCGCTCGTCCTGACAAACGTTCATTTATCTTTAAGCCGGTAGTACCTTCCTGGCCATCAACAAATACCTTATATTTCAACTACATTTCCTCCTCACAAGTCAATTTTCCACCATTGTCCCGATTCCCTTATCCGTAAAAACCTCTAATAGAATGGAATGTTGAACCCTGCCGTCAAGAATGTGTGTAGATTTAACTCCACCGGCCAAGGCGTCCAGACAGCATTCTACTTTCGGGATCATCCCTCCGTCGATTTTTCCCTGCTTAATTAGGTTGGGTACCTCATCTACCCTCAGGACTGAAATAAGAGAATGCGGGTCGCTCCGGTCGGCCATGATTCCTTCCACGTCGGTAAGAATTATCAGCTTATCCGCGTTGAGAGCCACCGCCAGTCGTCCTGCGGCATAGTCGGCGTTAACGTTATAGCTCTCTCCCGCAGCGCCGACAGCCACCGGAGCCACAACCGGGATGTACCCTTCGGCAATGGCCGTGGCCACTATCTCAGGATTAACCCTGCTGATATCGCCTACAAACCCGATGTCCGCCATTTCTTCCCTGCCTTCCGGCGTCCGTATCTTATGCAGTTTTTTAACCGCTTGGAACAGGTTCGCGTCTTTGCCTGACAAACCAACCGCCCGCCCGCCGATGCGGTTGATCTGGGCTACAATATCCTTGTTAATCTTACCTGCCAGAACCATTTCGACAATTTCCATGGTTTCCTCGTCTGTAACCCGTAAACCGTCTACAAATCTTGACTCTTTGCCTACCCGTTTCAGCATTCCGGTTATTTCCGGGCCGCCCCCGTGAACAATCACCGGCTGTATCCCAACATATTTCATCAGCACCACATCGGTAAGCACGGCTTCTTTAAGTTCATTGTTAATCATAGCGTGGCCGCCGTATTTTATCACAACAGTCTTGCCGTAAAATTTCTTTATATATGGCAAAGCCTCCACTAAAATAGCCGCTTTTTCAATGGCTGTAGACATCCTAAACCCCTCCTATGTCCGGTAATCTCCATTTATTCTGACGTAATCATAGGTAAGATCGCAACCCCAGGCTGTAGCATCATATTTTCCAATATTAAAATCAATAATGATCCTTACAGTATCATTATTTAAAACTTCCAAAGCTCTTTCCTCGCTGAACTCGACAGAACAACCTTTCTTAGTAACCTGTTCGTTCCCGAGAAAAATATCTACCCTACCAGGGTCAAAATTAGCCCCAGAGTAACCGGCGGCGCATAAAACTCTTCCCCAGTTGGCGTCCCGGCCAAATATCGCTGCTTTGACCAAATTTGACCCGGCTACTGACTTCGCTGCCAGGCGGGCATCTTCAAGGGTAAGCGCGTTGCGTGTCTCCACTTGGATTAGTTTGGTCGCACCCTCTCCGTCCCTGGCAATATCTATAGCTAGGTTAACACAGACATCAGTCAAAACATCACGAAACGATATGTATTCATCACCTTCATTGTCAATAACCGGGTTCCCGGCAAAACCGTTTGCAAGAACTACCGCCGTATCGTTGGTACTGGTATCCCTATCTACAGAAATCATGTTAAAGCTGCAAGAAACAGCATGTTTTAGTGCCCGCTGAAGACAGTTAGGAGATATTGCGGCGTCTGTAGTAATAAAGCATAATAAGGTGGCCATATCAGGGTGAATCATCCCTGAACCTTTAGCCATCCCGCCAACAGTCACCGTTTTTCCACCTATGACAATTTTCCGGGCAGTCTCTTTGGGAACAGTGTCGGTAGTCATAATCGCCTCGGCTGCCATTGTGCCTCCAACCGCGCTTATTTCACCGGCAGCTTGCCGAATACCCAGCAGCACTTTTTCCATAGGCATTTTCTGTCCAATCACCCCGGTGGAAGCCACAAGAACAAGTTCCTCAGGAA
This is a stretch of genomic DNA from Pelotomaculum isophthalicicum JI. It encodes these proteins:
- the carB gene encoding carbamoyl-phosphate synthase large subunit, which gives rise to MPKRNDIKKVLVIGSGPIVIGQAAEFDYAGTQACKALREEGISVVLVNSNPATIMTDLDIADLVYIEPLSWESLARIIARERPDGLLPTLGGQTGLNIAVELAEKGVLAEYKVKLLGTSLEAIKHAEDRELFKKLMLEIGEPVPDSAIAESVEECLSFASLNGYPVIVRPAYTLGGTGGGIAYNEFDLTEVASRGLKMSMIGQVLLEQSVAGWKEIEYEVMRDGANNCITICNMENIDPVGIHTGDSIVVAPSQTLSDKEYQLLRSASLRIIRALEVEGGCNVQFALDLKSMNYFVIEVNPRVSRSSALASKATGYPIAKMAAKIAIGLNLDEIVNPVTGKTTACFEPALDYVVVKIPRWPFDKFGSADRTLTTQMKATGEVMSIDRTFEGALMKAVRSLEVGVDSLHLRGAAAWSEMELQDNLSYPNDLRLFAIAEAFSRFWSMREIAQLTMIDYFYLSKIKKIIELECKLRAEGPKPSQDLLRRAKICGLPDSLIGRLTGRTARDVRALRKEYGVVPTYKIVDTCAAEFAAVTPYYYSTYEDEDEVPVSGRPKVLVLGSGPIRIGQGIEFDYCSVHSVWGLQKEGVEAVIINNNPETVSTDFDTADKLYFEPLTLEDVLNVIEKEKPLGVIVQFGGQTAINLTAGLVSMGVKILGTPVEGIDTAEDRGKFEKLLTELGVPQSEGKSATTVEAARDIAEKLGYPVLVRPSYVLGGRAMEIVNNTTELLKYMATAVQVSPRHPVLVDKYILGKEVEVDAIGDGRELFIPGIMEHIERAGVHSGDSIAVYPPQTLSRQVVEKIVEYTLKIGRALQICGLINIQYVVDDSGVYVLEVNPRASRTVPVLSKVTGVPMVQAATRTMLGRSLADLGYHPGLGPEHGFIAVKAPVFSFEKLSQVEISLGPEMKSTGEVMGVDRTFSHALYKAMQSAGLRVAFSGDVLFSVADRDKEEAIPLAREYAILGFRLQATTGTAEFLKKAGLAVHEVKETVTLVRSGNIALLINTPTRGKNRERPGFLLRRTAAEYKVPCLTSLDTARALSVVLHYLKQGGGPEPLSMAEFGA
- a CDS encoding acetylornithine transaminase, with translation MNTKEIIELGDKYLMRNVGRLQLAPVKGEGALMWDADRKEYLDFVSGIAVNNLGHCHPEVVDAISQQAKKLIHCSNLYYIEPQALLAKLLAENSAMDKAFFCNSGAEANEAAIKLARKYAKIKHGTEKVEIVTALNSFHGRTLAAITATGQPKYQKGFEPLPGGFKYVPFNDLDTLEQAVGPATCAVMLEPVQGEGGVNVASRYYLEGVKMLCQEHGALLIFDEVQTGLGRTGRFLAYQHYGVEPDIITLAKALGGGFPIGAMLATDEVAAAFQPGDHASTFGGNPLACAAALAAMDLLLTGGVVENAAAVGAYMYDKLVELAGKYDYVKEVRGLGLLLGIELKIEGKDIVNGCREKGLLINCVNNNVLRFIPPLTITKQDVDHAVGILEGVMGNCSV
- the argC gene encoding N-acetyl-gamma-glutamyl-phosphate reductase, which encodes MKYKVFVDGQEGTTGLKINERLSGRADIDILKIDPERRKDPEERRAFLNNADIAFLCLPDDASRESAALVTNNRTKIIDASTAHRTDPNWTYGIPELSKNQRALIKDSHRVAVPGCHATGFNMALYPLIQEGIVPKDYPVTCQSVTGYSGGGKKLIEKYEGTGADKKNLESPQFYALSLKHKHLPEMQKVNGLVFPPLFTPIVGDFYQGMVVAVPLLARLLSKKISAEDVQNILASYYASERFVRVMPYGSESYLDNGFLDATGCNNTNRIEIFVFGDSEQILLLSRLDNLGKGASGAAVQNMNIMLGLDEGIGLE
- the argB gene encoding acetylglutamate kinase, which gives rise to MSTAIEKAAILVEALPYIKKFYGKTVVIKYGGHAMINNELKEAVLTDVVLMKYVGIQPVIVHGGGPEITGMLKRVGKESRFVDGLRVTDEETMEIVEMVLAGKINKDIVAQINRIGGRAVGLSGKDANLFQAVKKLHKIRTPEGREEMADIGFVGDISRVNPEIVATAIAEGYIPVVAPVAVGAAGESYNVNADYAAGRLAVALNADKLIILTDVEGIMADRSDPHSLISVLRVDEVPNLIKQGKIDGGMIPKVECCLDALAGGVKSTHILDGRVQHSILLEVFTDKGIGTMVEN
- the argJ gene encoding bifunctional glutamate N-acetyltransferase/amino-acid acetyltransferase ArgJ is translated as MESECNLSGGVTAAAGFQAGTASAGIKYKIKKDIAVICSNVPAVAAGVFTTNIVKAAPVLVSMERIAGGKAQAIVMNSGNANACNGEQGMGDALAMASAAATVLGIPEELVLVASTGVIGQKMPMEKVLLGIRQAAGEISAVGGTMAAEAIMTTDTVPKETARKIVIGGKTVTVGGMAKGSGMIHPDMATLLCFITTDAAISPNCLQRALKHAVSCSFNMISVDRDTSTNDTAVVLANGFAGNPVIDNEGDEYISFRDVLTDVCVNLAIDIARDGEGATKLIQVETRNALTLEDARLAAKSVAGSNLVKAAIFGRDANWGRVLCAAGYSGANFDPGRVDIFLGNEQVTKKGCSVEFSEERALEVLNNDTVRIIIDFNIGKYDATAWGCDLTYDYVRINGDYRT